In the genome of Croceimicrobium hydrocarbonivorans, one region contains:
- a CDS encoding TfoX/Sxy family protein: MAFDEFLGERIRNHLNQKSIPFIEKKMMGGLCFMVDDKMLAGVVKDHLMARVGPDQYEEAMELKAARPMDFTGRPMKGYVFVDPEGIDREDELEYWLQLCLNFNPQAKSSKKK; encoded by the coding sequence ATGGCTTTCGATGAATTTTTAGGTGAGCGCATCCGCAACCATCTCAATCAGAAAAGTATCCCCTTTATTGAAAAGAAAATGATGGGTGGCCTCTGCTTTATGGTAGATGATAAAATGCTGGCCGGCGTGGTAAAAGATCATTTAATGGCGCGGGTAGGTCCGGATCAATATGAAGAAGCCATGGAGTTGAAAGCCGCTCGCCCTATGGACTTTACCGGTAGACCGATGAAAGGCTATGTCTTTGTAGATCCTGAGGGTATTGACCGAGAAGATGAATTGGAGTACTGGTTGCAATTATGCCTCAATTTTAATCCGCAAGCGAAATCAAGTAAGAAGAAATAG
- a CDS encoding translation initiation factor — translation MAKKQSNSLEDLGSMVFSTGNSGFQGFDEEDEIEEIQAGDQLLEVHLEKKGRGGKTAVVIKGFEGSDEALKDLAKAVKGHCATGGSVKDGEIIIQGDMRPKILEYLQKQGYKTKRVGG, via the coding sequence ATGGCTAAAAAGCAATCCAATTCCCTCGAAGATCTGGGCTCCATGGTATTCTCAACCGGCAATAGTGGTTTTCAAGGTTTCGATGAGGAAGATGAAATTGAAGAAATCCAAGCCGGAGATCAGCTTTTAGAAGTTCATCTTGAAAAGAAAGGTCGGGGTGGAAAAACGGCCGTAGTCATCAAAGGTTTTGAAGGTTCTGATGAAGCCTTGAAAGATCTGGCTAAAGCGGTAAAAGGTCATTGCGCCACCGGTGGATCCGTTAAAGACGGAGAGATCATCATCCAGGGTGATATGCGTCCGAAAATCTTGGAATACCTCCAAAAACAAGGCTATAAAACCAAAAGAGTGGGTGGCTAA
- the bshA gene encoding N-acetyl-alpha-D-glucosaminyl L-malate synthase BshA translates to MNIGIVGYPTYGGSGVVATELSMYLAKQGHKIHFISYSQPVRLDVLEPNIYYHEVNVQDYPLFEYQPYELALSSKMVNVTLKYKLEVIHVHYAIPHAYAAYMAKQILREKGVDLPIVTTLHGTDITLVGRNPSYKQAVNFSINHSDVVTSVSESLKQDTLSFFNITKDIQVIPNFLDLSLYKPDDSCKHNFAEEGEKIVTHVSNFRKVKRIPDVIDVFFRLQNEMPAVLLMLGDGPEKERARKQAQDLGIAEKVKFLGKTSDVERILCISDLFILPSEKESFGLAALEAMGAGVPVISSNTGGLGEVNIHMKTGITADVGDIDAMAQGAIHILSDPQRHIAFAQAARAQAERFAIDEIMPDYLRVYHEAIAASNA, encoded by the coding sequence GTGAATATCGGGATCGTGGGATACCCCACCTACGGGGGAAGTGGAGTAGTAGCTACCGAACTTAGTATGTACCTAGCTAAGCAGGGACATAAGATTCATTTCATTTCCTATTCGCAGCCAGTAAGGCTGGATGTTTTGGAGCCTAATATTTACTACCATGAGGTAAATGTTCAGGATTATCCGCTCTTCGAATATCAGCCCTATGAGTTGGCTTTGAGCAGTAAAATGGTGAATGTAACCCTCAAGTATAAATTGGAGGTTATTCACGTACACTATGCTATTCCTCACGCCTATGCTGCCTATATGGCCAAGCAAATTTTGCGCGAAAAGGGAGTTGATCTTCCGATTGTAACCACCTTACATGGTACGGATATCACGCTGGTGGGAAGAAATCCCAGCTATAAGCAGGCGGTAAATTTCAGTATCAATCATTCGGATGTAGTGACCTCCGTAAGTGAAAGTTTGAAACAGGATACCCTTTCCTTTTTCAATATTACCAAGGATATTCAGGTGATTCCTAACTTTTTGGATCTAAGCCTTTATAAACCAGATGATAGCTGCAAACACAATTTTGCGGAAGAAGGGGAGAAGATCGTTACCCACGTTTCTAATTTCAGAAAAGTGAAGCGCATTCCGGATGTAATTGATGTCTTCTTCCGTTTGCAAAATGAAATGCCCGCAGTATTACTGATGTTAGGTGATGGTCCGGAAAAGGAAAGAGCGCGCAAGCAAGCACAGGATTTGGGCATTGCCGAGAAGGTGAAATTCCTGGGTAAAACCTCTGATGTAGAGCGCATCCTTTGCATTTCAGATTTGTTTATCCTGCCATCCGAAAAGGAGAGCTTCGGCTTGGCCGCTTTGGAAGCGATGGGAGCCGGGGTACCCGTAATCTCATCCAATACCGGTGGCTTAGGGGAAGTGAATATCCATATGAAAACCGGTATTACTGCCGATGTGGGTGATATAGATGCGATGGCTCAAGGAGCTATTCATATCTTAAGCGATCCACAAAGGCATATAGCATTTGCGCAGGCTGCTCGAGCCCAGGCGGAGCGTTTTGCTATTGATGAAATTATGCCGGATTATTTACGGGTTTACCATGAAGCCATAGCCGCCAGTAATGCCTGA
- a CDS encoding PspC domain-containing protein, protein MVLGVAEWLSFKLGWDVSIIRIAFVIAFIFYGTGLGLYLILWLVKQFSY, encoded by the coding sequence ATGGTATTAGGAGTAGCCGAATGGCTGAGCTTTAAATTAGGATGGGATGTTAGCATCATCCGCATTGCCTTTGTTATTGCCTTCATTTTCTATGGCACTGGTTTAGGGCTATATCTGATTCTTTGGTTAGTGAAACAATTTTCATATTAA